The Flavobacterium johnsoniae genomic sequence ATTTTTTTGATTTTGTGAATGAATATCGAATTCAAAAAGCAATGCATCTTTTAAAAGATGAATCGAAAAAACAATTAACCGTTCTAGAAATTTTATACGAAGTAGGTTTTAACTCGAAATCTTCTTTTAATACTTCTTTCAAAAAATATACAAATTTAACGCCGACAGCTTATAGAAATGCTTTGTGATTTTAATTCTAAAATGTAAACTCTTAAATTTCTATTTTTGTAAAGATGCTTAAAAATAATTAATGGATATAATTAGCTTTTTAACTGGCATGGCCAAAATATCAGTTTTTGTTTCTTTATTGTTAGCAATTTTTTTGCTAACAGTAAAAACAAAAAATAAATTAGCAAACAGCCTATTTGCTTTGTATTTGATATTTTTTGCGATTGATAACAGCGGTATTTTCATCGATGACAACTTCATTAAAAACCATTTTAATTTAGAGTTTTTCAGATGGACTATTTGCGCTCTCATTCTGCCTGCTTTCTATTTATATGTGCTGTCAGTTTGTTTTGCAGATTTTAGATTAAAAGCGAAACATTTATGGCATCTAATTCCATTTATAATTACAAATGCGGTTTTTTTATTCAGGCTATATCTTTTAAATGATGGAGCAAAAATGCTTTTTTATAACCATCGCGATCAATCGCCAGAAATGTCTTTTTTGTTTCTTGTTTTAGGTCTTCAAACTATATTATATAGTATAGGAGTGTTTTTGATTCTTAAAAAGTATCGAACAATCTATCAGGAAAACTATACTAATCCTAGAACTTCTATTTTTAAGTGGCTGTTTCAAATTGCAATTGTACTTTTTGTTTTGTATTATTTATCGATACTTAAAAATCTTGTGAGATATGCCAACCTTGATTTTTTATGGATTTGGTCTAATACAATCTTGCAATTTCTTGTTCTAACAGTAACTTGTTGGTTTGTTTTAAAGGCTTTAAACTATCCAGAACTTTTTAGAGGAATCGATTCTAAATTGCTATTAACGAAAGATATTCTTTCTAAAGAAAATGAAAATCTTGCTGAAAAAAAAGAAAATCAAAACGATGCGATTACGAATCAAATTTTGATGTTGAAACAATATATGATCGAAAAAGAACCTTTTCTAGATCCGTCGCTTACAATTCAGCAACTTTCTAGTCAGATTGATATTCCGGTTCGAGAATTATCGATTTTGATTAATCATCATATGAACCAGCATTTTTTTGATTTTGTAAACGAACATCGAATTCAAAAAGCGATGAAGATCTTAAAAGATAAATCAAAAAATCAGCTTACGGTTTTAGAAATTTTGTATGAAGTTGGTTTTAATTCAAAATCTTCTTTTAATACTTCTTTCAAAAAATATACAAATTTAACGCCAACAGCTTACAGAAACGCTTCATAATTAAGGTTTTGTAAAAAGTCGTACTTCATGCTGAATAAAGTCGAACCAATTTCTAATCCAGAAATTGGTTCGACTTTTTTTTGTCGGTCGCGTACTCAGGATTTCTAAGGCAACTTTGCTTCAAATTAATCAAACAAGTTTAAAATTTAGAAATCATGAAAAAAACGAACCTGCTTATTTTTTTATTATTGCCTCTTTTTTGTTTGTCACAAACGTCATTTAAATTAAGTGGAAAAATTGCCGACGAAAAAGCACCGATAGCATGGACAGATGTCATAGTCTTAAATCAAGAAGGAAAAATCATAAACGGAATTACAACAAAAGAAGACGGTAGTTTTGAATTAATTCTTGACAAAGGATTTTGTAAAATAAAAATAAGTCCGATTGGATATTCGGAATTTGAAAAAGATATGACAATTGAAAAAGACGCCAATCTAGGCTTGATTATTTTTAAAGAAAAAGTGACAAATCTGGGCGAAGTTGTCATTCAAACTAAAAAAAATACCATCGAACAAAAAACAGATCGTTTGGTTTATAATCTTGAAAATAACGTAACAAATACTGGAGGCGATGCTTTGAGTGCTATAAATACAGCGCCAGGTGTTGCAGTACAAAACAATGCAATTAATATTCTTGGAAAAGGAGTTTCGAGAGTTATGATTGATGGAAGAATGATAGAATTAACGGGTGAAGAACTGAATAATTTCCTGAAATCTATTTCGGCTAGCGATATTAAAAATATAGAAATTATTAGTAATCCTTCGTCAAAATACGAAGCCGAAGGAACTGGCGGACTTATTAATGTTGTGATGAAAAAAGGAGCTCGAAATTCTTGGAAAAACTCAACGACAGCTTCATACGATCAAAATAAATATGGAATTTATGCTTTGAGAAATAACTTTTTTTATAATAAAGATAAGTTTCGATTTTCGGCAAGTATTAATGGAAAAGGAGGTTACAGAAGTATTAAAGAATCACTGGATATGTATTTTACTGAAGGACCTTCGAAGATGAAAGCGGGAACAAAATTAAATGAAGAAAATTTATCTGGTAAAATTGCTTTAGATTATGATCTTTCTGAAAAAACGACGATTGGTTTTCAGATTTTAAAAGATAAAAGCAATCCAGATTTTGACACAGATATTAGAATTAATAACTACAATTCTCAAAATCAATTGAATAATTATATAATTAATGAAAGTTTTTTGGATAGAAAATCTGGTAATGAAACTTATAACGTTCATTTAATTACAAAACTCGATTCTCTAAACCGTAAATTATCATTTGATGCAGATTATTTTAATTACAACTCACAATTTGATAGAGATTTTGTTGCCAATAATTATGATGCAGATGGAAATTTTGTAGACGTAAATCAGTCAGGGAGAAATCTTTCGAATCAAGATATTGATAATTTGAGTTTTAAGGTAGATATGGAACATCCGTTTAAGGCTTTAAATCTATCTTATGGCGCAAAAATGAGCTTTACAAAAAGCAACAGTAATGTCGTTTTTTACAATACGATTACAGGAACTCCGGTTTTAGATTCTAATCAGACAAATCAATTTAGATATACAGAAAATAATCAGGCGGTTTATATTAGCGGAGATAAAAAAATCAATGAAAAATGGAATTTTCAATTAGGATTTCGATTAGAAAATACGCAAACAAAAGGATTTTCAGAAACCTTAAATCAAGAAACTGTAAATAATTATTTTAAATTGTTTCCGACTTTTTATACTTCTTATCAAAGAAATGAAAACAATAGTTTTAGTTTTAATTATGGAAAAAGAATTCGCAGACCTGGTTTTTCGATGCTGAATCCGTTTCGAGTTTACATCAGCAGTAATAGTTATTCTGAGGGAAATCCGTTTTTGAAACCTTCTTTTAACGATAATTTTGAATTTACGCATTCGTATAAAAAAACATTGAGAACGAGTATTTTTTTAAATTCGATTAAAGATGGTTATGGCGTGATATTTACTTCGAATCCAGAAACAATGACACAGATTATAACTAGAGAGAATTATTTTAAAGGTCTTAATTACGGAATTGGAGAAACTTATTCAGTTAGTATCGCAAATTGGTGGGAAAGTGAGAATTCGTTATATCTTTTAGGATCTGATATTAAATTTATAAAAGATATTAATGCAACGCCTGTAAATGGTCTTCAGCTTGATTTTTCAACAAATAACACTTTTTCATTAGGTAAAAATTCTAAACTGCAAATTGATTTTAATTATACATCGCCATACAAAAGCGGATTGTATGATACAGGTTACACATCGAGTTTGAACATTGGTTTTAAACAAGATTTATTGAATAAAGCAATGCAGATTTCTTTTTTACTGAATGATGTTTTCTATACTTCTTATTTAAAAAATGACGTTTCGATTGTAAATGGTGTAAAACAAGTTTACAGTCAAAAAGAAAGTAACCGATTTGTTCGTTTAACTGTTGTTTACAATTTTGGAAATAATAAAATCAATGTAAAAGAACGTGCTTTTGGAAATCAAGACGAGAAGAAAAGAACGGGGAATTAGGTAGTTATTAATTTTTACCAGAAATATAAAACCTAAAATCCATAACAGCAGTGATGTCACTCTGAGCGAAGTCGAAGAGCACAACGTAAAGGGCTTCGACTTCGCTCAGCCTGACACTGTGAACAGAACTTGAAACCTGAAATTTAAAACTTGAAACTTTTTTTGCGTGAGGGATAGGAGCAAATTACCGAAGTAATGCGGATAGCCCGACCGAATTTGCGAAAGGCGCACATAAGCGGTTTGCTGAATAGCGCCTTTTGTGAATTTGGTCACGCCCTAATTATAAAAAGAACGCCAATAAAATTCCGAGAACTATCATAGAAACTTTAGCAACATTGAATTTGTGTCCTTCACTGCTTTCAAAAATTATAGTTGATGAAATGTGGAATAAAATACCAATTACGATTGCTGTTATTTCGGTGTAATAATCGTTTAAAATAGGTAGAAATTCAGAAGCAACAGTTCCTAACGGAGTCATAATTGCGAAAGTTAACATGAAGGCAAAAATGGCTTTTTTATTTAAATCGGCATTGATGAAAAATGTCGTTAAAATTACGGCAATCGGTAAATGATGAATGGCAATTCCGATTGCAAGACCTTGATGATGGCTTACCGGAAATCCTTCTAAAAAAGCATGAATACATAAACTGATAAACAAAAGCCACGGAATTTGCGACATTTTTGCATGACCGTGAACGTGTCCGTGTTCGGCGCCTTTTGAGAAAAATTCGAGCACAATCTGAAATAAAATTCCGATCATAATAAAGATTCCAATATTATGATTATGAGATTCGTAAACCTCAGGAAGAAGATGCATTACAGTTAAAGACAATAAAAAAGAACCGCTAAATGCCAGCAGTAATTTTAAATTGGTTTTGTTTTTTGGTTTAATAAACAAAGCCACGCCATATCCTAAAAGTACAGAAAATAAGGGTAGTAAATAGTTCATTTTTTATTGTTTAATCGTTGATTTGTTAATCGGATAATTGTTTTTTTGTTTAGCGATTAAACGGTTAAACAATTAAACGATTAATCAATTTACTTAAAAATCATGATTAATCTTTCGCTTTCGGTTTTGTGGAATTTTTTAAGCTTGTAATCTCCGAAAATATCTAGAAGATAAATTCCAGCTTCGTCCATCAAATCCTGAAAGTCTTTCAAAGTTAGTGCTTTTACTTTTTCTGTAAAATGATATTTTCTGCCTTGATCTTCAAAATCAATTTCTTTAAAAATATGTCCATCTTCAACATATCTTTTAATATGAAAATCAATGTCTTCAACCGTTTTCACTTCTTCTGGCACAAGATTTTCAATCACATTTGCTACGTTCATGAAATCAATTACAGCGAATCCGTATTCTGATAAACTTTCTTTAATTGCTTTTAAAGTTGTCAGGTTATCATCATCATTTTCGAAATAACCAAAACTGGTAAAAAGATTGAAAATAGCATCAAATTTTTCTTCAAAAGGTTCGCGCATGTCGTGCACTTTAAAGTGAAGTGTTTCGTTGCTGTTTTTACTGGCTTCTTCGATACTGTTTTCAGATAAATCTGCACCTAAGACATTATATCCTAATTGATTTAAATAAATAGAATGACGACCTTTTCCGCAAGCTAAATCCAATACTTTTGCTTTTTCAGGCAAATTAAGATAGTGCGTTAAATTGTCCATGAAAATTTGAGCTTCACGGTAATTTCGATCCTTATAAAGAATGTGATAATATGGGGTGTCAAACCACGAAGAATACCAGTTTTGATCGTGGCCTTCCGGATTTAGGTTTGATTCGTTATGCTTTTCAGACATTTATTCTATTTCAATTAATTCAAAGTCCGGCAAATTTAGTGTATTTTTGCCGAAAAATAACTATTTCGCTGTTATAGGTATTAGCGATTAGCTTTTTTTAATTGAAAAGAAATGGAAGAAAATTTTAAAATGATTGCCAAATGTTTTTTTGGCTTTGAAGAAATATTAGAAAAAGAATTACGCGCACTTGGAGCTCAAGATGTTGAAAGAGGCGTGAGAATGGTGAGCTTTAAAGGAGATAAAGGTTTTATGTATAAAGCCAATTTGTCTTTACGTACGGCGCTAAAAGTCTTAAAACCTATTTACTCTTTTAGAGCAAATAACGAACAGGCACTATATAAAGGGATTTCTGGTGTGAATTGGTCTAAACTTTTAAATGCAAATCAGACTTTTGTAATAGATTCGACGGTTCATTCTACTTATTTCAACCATTCTGAATTTGTTTCTCAAAAATGTAAAGATGCAATTGTAGATCAGTTTAGAGAAAGAACAGGTCAGCGCCCTAGTATTGATAAACAATATCCGGATTTACGAATTAATATTCATATTGATAAAGATCAGGTTTCTGTTGCTTTAGATACTTCAGGAGCTTCTCTTCATCAGCGTGGTTATAGAACAGCAACCAATATTGCTCCGATTAATGAGGTTTTGGCAGCAGGAATTCTTTTGCTTTCTGGCTGGGATGGTCAAAGTCATTTTTTAGATCCAATGTGCGGTTCTGGAACTTTCTTGGCAGAGGCGGCTATGATTGCTTGCAATATTCCGGCTAACATTAACAGAAAAGAATTTGCTTTTGAAAAATGGAAAGACTGGGATAATGATTTATTTGATACTATTATCGAGAGTTTAATGAAAAAAACGAGAGAGTTTCATTATACAATTAAAGGTTTTGATAAAGCTCCAAGTGCTGTTAGTAAAGCAAAAGACAATATCAGAAATGCCAATTTAGAAGATTATATATCGATTAGCGAAGATAATTTCTTCGATACTGAAAAAGAAGTGGAAGGGAAACTTCATATCGTTTTCAATCCGCCTTACGATGAGCGTTTGGATATTCATATGGAAAGATTTTACGCTAATATCGGAGATACTTTAAAGAAAAATTATCCAGGAACAAACGCTTGGTTTATTACAGC encodes the following:
- a CDS encoding helix-turn-helix domain-containing protein — encoded protein: MAKISVFVSLLLAIFLLTVKTKNKLANSLFALYLIFFAIDNSGIFIDDNFIKNHFNLEFFRWTICALILPAFYLYVLSVCFADFRLKAKHLWHLIPFIITNAVFLFRLYLLNDGAKMLFYNHRDQSPEMSFLFLVLGLQTILYSIGVFLILKKYRTIYQENYTNPRTSIFKWLFQIAIVLFVLYYLSILKNLVRYANLDFLWIWSNTILQFLVLTVTCWFVLKALNYPELFRGIDSKLLLTKDILSKENENLAEKKENQNDAITNQILMLKQYMIEKEPFLDPSLTIQQLSSQIDIPVRELSILINHHMNQHFFDFVNEHRIQKAMKILKDKSKNQLTVLEILYEVGFNSKSSFNTSFKKYTNLTPTAYRNAS
- a CDS encoding TonB-dependent receptor domain-containing protein, with the translated sequence MKKTNLLIFLLLPLFCLSQTSFKLSGKIADEKAPIAWTDVIVLNQEGKIINGITTKEDGSFELILDKGFCKIKISPIGYSEFEKDMTIEKDANLGLIIFKEKVTNLGEVVIQTKKNTIEQKTDRLVYNLENNVTNTGGDALSAINTAPGVAVQNNAINILGKGVSRVMIDGRMIELTGEELNNFLKSISASDIKNIEIISNPSSKYEAEGTGGLINVVMKKGARNSWKNSTTASYDQNKYGIYALRNNFFYNKDKFRFSASINGKGGYRSIKESLDMYFTEGPSKMKAGTKLNEENLSGKIALDYDLSEKTTIGFQILKDKSNPDFDTDIRINNYNSQNQLNNYIINESFLDRKSGNETYNVHLITKLDSLNRKLSFDADYFNYNSQFDRDFVANNYDADGNFVDVNQSGRNLSNQDIDNLSFKVDMEHPFKALNLSYGAKMSFTKSNSNVVFYNTITGTPVLDSNQTNQFRYTENNQAVYISGDKKINEKWNFQLGFRLENTQTKGFSETLNQETVNNYFKLFPTFYTSYQRNENNSFSFNYGKRIRRPGFSMLNPFRVYISSNSYSEGNPFLKPSFNDNFEFTHSYKKTLRTSIFLNSIKDGYGVIFTSNPETMTQIITRENYFKGLNYGIGETYSVSIANWWESENSLYLLGSDIKFIKDINATPVNGLQLDFSTNNTFSLGKNSKLQIDFNYTSPYKSGLYDTGYTSSLNIGFKQDLLNKAMQISFLLNDVFYTSYLKNDVSIVNGVKQVYSQKESNRFVRLTVVYNFGNNKINVKERAFGNQDEKKRTGN
- a CDS encoding ZIP family metal transporter, with the translated sequence MNYLLPLFSVLLGYGVALFIKPKNKTNLKLLLAFSGSFLLSLTVMHLLPEVYESHNHNIGIFIMIGILFQIVLEFFSKGAEHGHVHGHAKMSQIPWLLFISLCIHAFLEGFPVSHHQGLAIGIAIHHLPIAVILTTFFINADLNKKAIFAFMLTFAIMTPLGTVASEFLPILNDYYTEITAIVIGILFHISSTIIFESSEGHKFNVAKVSMIVLGILLAFFL
- a CDS encoding class I SAM-dependent methyltransferase yields the protein MSEKHNESNLNPEGHDQNWYSSWFDTPYYHILYKDRNYREAQIFMDNLTHYLNLPEKAKVLDLACGKGRHSIYLNQLGYNVLGADLSENSIEEASKNSNETLHFKVHDMREPFEEKFDAIFNLFTSFGYFENDDDNLTTLKAIKESLSEYGFAVIDFMNVANVIENLVPEEVKTVEDIDFHIKRYVEDGHIFKEIDFEDQGRKYHFTEKVKALTLKDFQDLMDEAGIYLLDIFGDYKLKKFHKTESERLIMIFK
- a CDS encoding THUMP domain-containing class I SAM-dependent RNA methyltransferase encodes the protein MEENFKMIAKCFFGFEEILEKELRALGAQDVERGVRMVSFKGDKGFMYKANLSLRTALKVLKPIYSFRANNEQALYKGISGVNWSKLLNANQTFVIDSTVHSTYFNHSEFVSQKCKDAIVDQFRERTGQRPSIDKQYPDLRINIHIDKDQVSVALDTSGASLHQRGYRTATNIAPINEVLAAGILLLSGWDGQSHFLDPMCGSGTFLAEAAMIACNIPANINRKEFAFEKWKDWDNDLFDTIIESLMKKTREFHYTIKGFDKAPSAVSKAKDNIRNANLEDYISISEDNFFDTEKEVEGKLHIVFNPPYDERLDIHMERFYANIGDTLKKNYPGTNAWFITANLEALKFVGLKPSRKIKLFNGSLEARLVKYEMYEGSKRTKFQVSE